In the genome of Macellibacteroides fermentans, one region contains:
- the rsgA gene encoding ribosome small subunit-dependent GTPase A — protein MHDLHLYGWNDELFQQKQNSGYKEFIHGRITVTHKTCYEVISETGHYSCEMTGNMLYGRDVSDYPCTGDWVIFQVTDTDKGIILAMLPRKKTLYRLKSGSVSERQAIASHVDKAFIVQSLDNSFNVRRIERFMLQLSSESIQPILILTKTDLGFDADEINKAIKHLSHKMPVFYTSTQLPESIDMLRETIHTGETVVFTGMSGVGKSTLINALCGRELLQTGTISDSTGKGKHTSTRREMVLLPGSGVLIDTPGVKLFGVTNDNTDNLSEILDISAYEGKCRFKDCKHVNEKGCAVLEAVNTGELDRGVYESYLKLRREAWHYTASVHEKRKQEKSFSKIVDEVKKRKGNY, from the coding sequence ATGCACGATTTACATTTATATGGTTGGAATGACGAGCTTTTCCAACAAAAACAAAATTCCGGTTACAAAGAATTCATTCACGGAAGGATAACAGTTACTCATAAAACCTGTTATGAGGTAATTTCTGAAACAGGGCACTATTCCTGCGAAATGACAGGGAATATGCTCTACGGGAGGGATGTATCCGATTATCCCTGTACAGGCGACTGGGTTATTTTCCAGGTAACAGACACGGACAAGGGAATCATTCTGGCTATGCTACCTCGGAAGAAAACCCTGTATCGCCTTAAAAGCGGTTCCGTATCGGAAAGACAGGCTATAGCATCCCATGTTGACAAAGCATTTATAGTTCAAAGTCTGGATAACAGCTTCAATGTACGCCGTATTGAGCGCTTCATGCTGCAACTTTCATCCGAAAGTATTCAGCCGATATTGATCCTGACGAAAACAGATTTAGGATTTGATGCCGATGAGATAAATAAAGCGATAAAACATCTTTCCCATAAGATGCCGGTTTTCTATACCAGTACGCAATTGCCTGAAAGTATCGATATGTTGCGTGAAACAATCCATACAGGCGAAACCGTCGTATTTACGGGCATGTCCGGCGTGGGGAAAAGTACTCTGATCAATGCTCTTTGCGGCAGGGAACTTCTGCAGACAGGAACAATCAGTGATTCTACAGGTAAAGGAAAGCACACTTCTACACGGAGGGAAATGGTACTGTTGCCGGGTTCCGGTGTGCTGATCGACACTCCGGGGGTAAAACTTTTCGGTGTTACAAACGATAATACGGATAACCTCTCAGAAATATTAGATATCTCAGCTTATGAGGGCAAGTGCCGGTTTAAAGATTGTAAGCATGTAAATGAAAAGGGTTGTGCCGTACTGGAAGCGGTCAATACCGGAGAATTAGACCGTGGCGTATACGAAAGCTATCTTAAGCTCCGCAGGGAAGCCTGGCATTATACGGCTTCTGTCCACGAGAAAAGAAAACAGGAGAAATCGTTTTCTAAAATCGTAGACGAGGTAAAGAAACGCAAAGGCAATTACTAA
- the leuS gene encoding leucine--tRNA ligase, whose translation MEYNFREIEKKWREYWIANNVYKVVEDESKPKYYVLDMFPYPSGAGLHVGHPLGYIASDIYSRYKRLQGFNVLHPMGYDAYGLPAEQYAIQTGQHPEVTTKNNIARYREQMDKIGFSYDWSREVRTCEPIYYKWTQWAFIKMFNSYYDNALQKAMPIATLEAAFAANGTEGVQAACGEELSFTAAEWNAKPEKEKQAILLNYRIAYLGDTMVNWCPKLGTVLANDEVSEGLSVRGGYPVEQKVMRQWCLRVSAYAQRLLDGLDEIDWTESLKETQKNWIGRSEGAEMNFKVKDSDLSFTVFTTRADTIYGVTFMVLAPESELTDLLTTDSQRAEVTNYVQATKKKTERERIADRRVTGVFSGSYAINPITEEAIPVWISDYVLAGYGTGAIMAVPAHDSRDYAFAKHFDLPIIPLIEGADVSEESLDAKEGIMMNSPRAGHEIEGGLVLNGLQVKEAIAKTKAYIAEKGIGRVKVNFRLRDAIFSRQRYWGEPFPVYYKDGMPYMLDESKLPLELPEVDKFLPTEQGEPPLGRAKNWVSDEGFPLELCTMPGFAGSSAYYLRYMDPQNTEALVSKKANEYWRNVDLYIGGTEHATGHLIYSRFWNKFLYDLGVACENEPFKKLINQGMIQGRSNFVYRIKETNTFVSLNLKDQYEVTPIHVDVNIVSNDVLDIEAFRNWNPEYKTAEFILEDGKYVCGWAVEKMSKSMFNVVNPDVIVEKFGADTLRLYEMFLGPLEQSKPWDTNGIDGVHRFLRKLWGLFYTNDDQLQVTNEEPSAEELKSLHKLIKKISFDIEHFSFNTSVSAFMICVNELSALKCRKRAILEKLITLLAPFAPHTAEELWHVLGNESTVCDAQWPVCNEAYLVENTATYVVSFNGKARFNIELPADMPAGEVEKMALAHESAAKWVEGKTPKKVIVVPKKIVNIVI comes from the coding sequence ATGGAATACAATTTCAGAGAGATTGAGAAGAAATGGCGCGAATATTGGATTGCCAATAATGTTTACAAAGTGGTGGAAGACGAAAGTAAACCCAAATACTATGTATTGGATATGTTTCCTTATCCTTCGGGAGCAGGTTTACATGTAGGACATCCGCTGGGATATATTGCTTCCGATATCTATTCACGCTACAAACGTCTGCAGGGTTTCAATGTATTGCATCCCATGGGATATGATGCCTACGGATTACCGGCCGAACAATATGCCATTCAAACTGGTCAGCATCCCGAAGTAACTACTAAAAACAACATCGCCCGCTACCGCGAGCAGATGGACAAAATAGGTTTCAGCTATGACTGGAGCCGCGAAGTACGCACTTGCGAACCTATTTATTATAAATGGACGCAGTGGGCTTTTATTAAAATGTTTAACAGCTATTACGATAACGCTTTACAAAAAGCAATGCCTATCGCTACACTGGAAGCTGCTTTTGCTGCAAATGGTACCGAAGGTGTGCAGGCTGCCTGCGGCGAAGAACTTTCTTTTACAGCTGCCGAATGGAATGCCAAGCCGGAAAAGGAAAAACAGGCTATCCTGCTTAATTACCGTATTGCCTACCTGGGCGACACCATGGTTAACTGGTGTCCTAAATTGGGTACCGTGCTTGCCAACGATGAGGTGAGCGAAGGTCTTTCGGTTCGCGGAGGTTACCCGGTAGAACAAAAGGTGATGCGTCAATGGTGTTTACGTGTATCTGCCTATGCGCAGCGATTGCTGGATGGTCTGGACGAGATCGATTGGACCGAATCGCTGAAAGAGACTCAGAAAAACTGGATAGGTCGTTCCGAAGGTGCGGAGATGAACTTCAAGGTAAAAGATTCGGATCTTTCGTTTACCGTATTTACCACCCGTGCCGATACGATTTATGGTGTTACCTTTATGGTGCTGGCTCCGGAAAGTGAGCTTACCGATCTGCTTACTACAGATTCGCAGCGTGCGGAAGTTACCAATTATGTGCAGGCTACCAAGAAGAAAACGGAACGCGAACGTATTGCCGACCGTCGTGTAACGGGGGTATTTTCAGGTTCGTATGCCATCAATCCTATTACCGAAGAGGCTATTCCGGTATGGATAAGCGATTATGTACTTGCAGGTTACGGTACCGGTGCCATTATGGCTGTACCGGCGCACGACAGCCGCGACTATGCTTTTGCCAAACATTTCGATCTGCCTATCATTCCTTTGATTGAAGGTGCCGATGTTTCTGAAGAGAGTCTGGATGCCAAAGAGGGTATCATGATGAACTCTCCGCGTGCTGGTCACGAGATAGAAGGCGGACTGGTGCTGAACGGCTTGCAGGTGAAAGAGGCTATTGCAAAGACAAAGGCTTATATCGCCGAAAAGGGAATTGGCCGGGTAAAGGTTAACTTCCGTTTGCGCGATGCTATTTTTAGCCGCCAGCGTTATTGGGGCGAGCCGTTCCCTGTTTACTATAAAGATGGCATGCCTTACATGCTGGATGAATCCAAACTTCCATTGGAATTGCCCGAAGTGGATAAGTTCTTACCTACCGAACAGGGTGAACCGCCTCTGGGACGTGCCAAAAACTGGGTGTCCGACGAAGGCTTCCCATTGGAATTGTGTACCATGCCTGGTTTTGCCGGATCGTCTGCATACTATTTGCGTTACATGGATCCACAAAACACCGAAGCGCTGGTTTCCAAAAAAGCCAACGAGTACTGGCGTAACGTGGACTTATATATAGGTGGTACGGAACATGCCACAGGTCACCTTATCTACAGCCGTTTCTGGAATAAATTCCTTTACGACCTGGGTGTTGCTTGCGAAAACGAACCTTTCAAAAAGCTTATCAACCAGGGTATGATTCAGGGTCGTTCTAATTTCGTATATCGTATCAAGGAGACCAACACCTTTGTTTCGTTGAACCTAAAAGATCAGTACGAAGTTACTCCTATCCACGTGGATGTTAATATTGTGAGCAACGATGTGTTGGATATCGAAGCATTCAGAAACTGGAATCCGGAATACAAGACGGCCGAATTCATTCTGGAAGATGGCAAGTATGTATGTGGATGGGCGGTTGAGAAGATGTCTAAATCCATGTTCAACGTGGTTAATCCGGATGTGATTGTTGAAAAATTTGGTGCCGATACGCTTCGCTTATACGAAATGTTCCTCGGACCGCTTGAGCAGTCGAAGCCCTGGGATACCAACGGTATTGATGGTGTACACAGATTCTTACGCAAGTTGTGGGGGCTGTTCTATACCAACGACGATCAGCTGCAGGTTACTAATGAAGAACCTTCTGCCGAAGAGTTGAAGTCTCTGCACAAACTTATCAAGAAGATCTCTTTCGATATAGAACATTTCTCGTTCAATACTTCGGTAAGTGCATTCATGATCTGTGTGAACGAACTGAGTGCTCTGAAGTGTCGTAAGCGTGCTATACTGGAAAAGCTTATTACTTTGCTTGCCCCCTTCGCACCGCATACCGCAGAAGAGCTATGGCATGTATTAGGTAACGAGTCGACGGTTTGCGATGCTCAATGGCCCGTTTGTAACGAAGCTTATCTGGTAGAAAATACGGCTACTTACGTGGTTTCATTTAACGGAAAAGCTCGTTTCAACATCGAACTGCCGGCTGATATGCCGGCCGGCGAAGTGGAAAAGATGGCTCTTGCCCATGAAAGCGCAGCCAAATGGGTGGAAGGTAAAACTCCCAAAAAAGTCATCGTGGTTCCGAAGAAGATTGTTAATATTGTAATCTGA
- a CDS encoding YitT family protein — MGKKRKQITQLYYSINDYLLITLGLVLYAFGWTAFILSNEIVTGGVTGICALIFFSTGLPVSVSYIAINIVLLIIAFKVLGAKYLIKTVFGVVGLSVLLTLFQYVFTEPILKGEPAMAIVIGGILCGAGLGLIFSGNGSSGGTDIIASVVNKYRNISIGRAMIFCDFIIIGSSYFLFHSVDKIVFSFVEMLVCNYVLDMVLNGNRQSVQFFIFSPKYDEICERIISDIGRGCTILDGTGGYSHKSVKVVVVLAKKSESVAIFRLVKQIDNKAFISQSTVRGVYGEGFDPIKT; from the coding sequence ATGGGAAAGAAAAGAAAACAAATTACGCAATTATATTATTCCATTAACGATTACCTGCTGATTACACTGGGATTGGTTTTATATGCTTTTGGTTGGACCGCCTTTATATTGTCCAACGAAATTGTTACCGGCGGGGTGACGGGTATCTGCGCCCTTATCTTCTTCTCTACAGGATTGCCGGTTTCTGTATCTTATATTGCAATAAACATCGTTTTGCTGATTATAGCATTTAAGGTGCTGGGAGCCAAATACCTGATAAAGACTGTCTTTGGAGTTGTAGGTCTCTCGGTTCTGCTTACTTTGTTTCAATATGTATTTACCGAACCAATTCTGAAAGGCGAACCGGCCATGGCCATTGTTATTGGTGGTATTTTATGCGGTGCGGGTCTGGGTCTGATTTTTTCGGGTAACGGTAGTTCGGGTGGAACCGATATCATTGCATCCGTTGTAAACAAGTATAGAAATATATCCATAGGAAGAGCTATGATTTTTTGCGATTTCATTATTATCGGTTCCTCCTATTTTCTGTTTCACAGTGTTGATAAGATTGTTTTTTCCTTTGTAGAAATGCTGGTGTGCAACTATGTGCTCGACATGGTGCTGAACGGGAACCGCCAATCTGTTCAGTTTTTCATCTTTTCGCCCAAGTACGACGAAATATGCGAACGGATTATATCGGATATAGGCCGTGGTTGTACCATTCTGGACGGTACCGGCGGCTATTCGCACAAATCGGTAAAGGTGGTGGTGGTACTTGCAAAGAAGTCGGAATCCGTGGCCATATTCCGACTCGTAAAGCAGATAGACAATAAGGCGTTTATCTCCCAAAGTACTGTCAGGGGAGTTTACGGAGAGGGTTTCGACCCAATCAAGACTTAA
- a CDS encoding phosphoethanolamine transferase, with protein MKSIKIPLNRLSGLLNIHKRYYLFVCISTLFIALMFTSTDFLTIPVNSFNDVCILFMQWIVVTLSLFFVMLILSVNRYIFLFLMPLLTLVSAVLAYFRYTINATLTPMLLDAALDNDLGTSAQLVSGGLILFLLAALLLSAGLVYLRFKLGIVQYKPGLLLTGVAGMLFLTNVSAFQRPISERIPFNIYYTASKYNEEKQSIKQQRISLTEQSKCTDDKPLTVVFVLGESLRPDHLGLNGYQRNTTPLLSKEDIISFKNIHTEYTYTNRSLPHILTRADSLNPDRAFTEESFVSMFNSCNYYTVWLANQESAKSYAYFMHECDSLFYANIEKSSYVFDKWVDESLFPLFDSALKSAADKKLIILHTIGSHWWYNSHYTDSFAGYQPVTKSKIISSCTKEEMINSYDNTVLYTDYFIHSLIGKLRNERAILVYLSDHGEALGEDGIWLHASQSPVTQQTAGMVWMSASYKADYPQKYEKAMQKRDKKMRTDFLFHSLLDAGGIDSQYKDYTLSIFR; from the coding sequence ATGAAAAGCATAAAAATACCTTTAAATAGACTTTCCGGCTTACTAAACATCCATAAAAGATACTACCTTTTTGTATGTATCAGCACCCTGTTTATAGCACTCATGTTTACGTCGACCGACTTTCTTACCATTCCTGTAAATTCATTTAATGACGTTTGCATACTATTTATGCAATGGATTGTTGTAACCCTCAGTCTCTTTTTTGTAATGCTTATTTTATCGGTAAACCGTTACATTTTCCTGTTCCTTATGCCGTTGCTAACCTTGGTATCGGCAGTGCTGGCCTATTTCAGGTACACCATCAATGCTACCTTGACTCCCATGTTGCTGGATGCGGCGCTGGATAACGACCTGGGAACCTCTGCGCAACTGGTAAGCGGCGGACTTATATTGTTTCTATTGGCAGCCCTGCTTTTGTCGGCAGGCCTTGTTTACCTGCGTTTTAAACTAGGCATTGTCCAATATAAACCGGGTCTCCTGCTTACTGGAGTGGCAGGCATGCTTTTCTTAACAAACGTAAGCGCCTTTCAAAGACCTATATCAGAACGTATACCATTCAATATTTATTATACTGCAAGCAAATACAACGAAGAAAAACAAAGCATAAAGCAACAGCGGATCAGCTTAACAGAGCAAAGTAAATGCACAGACGATAAACCCCTCACGGTGGTGTTCGTATTGGGTGAGTCTTTGCGTCCAGATCATTTGGGACTGAACGGATACCAGCGAAATACCACCCCTTTGCTAAGCAAGGAAGATATTATCTCCTTTAAAAACATACACACGGAATATACCTACACCAATCGAAGCCTGCCGCATATACTCACCAGGGCGGACAGTCTTAATCCGGACAGAGCCTTTACCGAAGAATCTTTCGTAAGTATGTTTAATTCGTGCAACTACTATACAGTCTGGCTGGCCAATCAGGAGTCGGCCAAAAGTTATGCATACTTTATGCACGAATGCGATTCTTTGTTTTATGCCAATATAGAGAAATCTTCCTATGTGTTCGATAAATGGGTGGACGAATCTCTTTTTCCCCTATTTGATTCAGCGTTGAAGTCGGCCGCCGATAAAAAACTGATTATTCTTCACACAATCGGATCCCATTGGTGGTATAATTCCCATTACACCGATTCATTTGCCGGTTATCAACCGGTAACCAAAAGCAAAATTATCTCCTCCTGCACAAAAGAAGAAATGATAAATTCGTACGACAATACTGTTTTGTATACCGATTATTTCATTCATAGCCTTATCGGAAAGTTGAGAAATGAAAGAGCTATACTCGTGTACTTGTCGGATCACGGCGAAGCTTTGGGTGAAGACGGAATCTGGCTACATGCATCTCAATCGCCCGTCACGCAGCAAACGGCAGGCATGGTCTGGATGTCGGCATCCTACAAAGCCGATTACCCTCAAAAATACGAGAAGGCTATGCAAAAACGTGATAAAAAAATGAGAACCGATTTCCTTTTTCACAGCTTGCTGGATGCTGGAGGAATCGATTCTCAATATAAAGATTATACGTTAAGTATCTTCAGGTAA
- a CDS encoding non-canonical purine NTP diphosphatase: MKKIVFATNNQHKLDEVKKITEGLIEIVSLSDINCTDDIEETADTLEGNALLKARYIKEKFGFDCFADDTGLEVEVLNNAPGVYSARYAGVAHDSEANMQKLLDYMKGTDNRHARFRTVIALILNGKEYLFEGIVKGTIIEEKRGDQGFGYDPVFVPEGYDQTFAQLGSSVKNSISHRARAVIKLHDFLLTYSDK, encoded by the coding sequence ATGAAGAAAATTGTATTTGCAACAAATAATCAGCATAAGCTGGATGAAGTAAAAAAGATTACAGAAGGATTAATAGAGATTGTGAGTCTTTCTGACATCAATTGTACCGATGATATTGAGGAAACAGCCGACACTCTGGAGGGTAATGCTTTGCTGAAAGCAAGGTATATTAAAGAGAAGTTCGGTTTTGATTGTTTTGCCGATGATACGGGCCTTGAAGTGGAGGTGCTGAACAATGCTCCGGGTGTTTATTCGGCTCGTTATGCCGGAGTGGCACACGATTCTGAAGCCAACATGCAAAAGCTTCTTGATTATATGAAAGGTACCGATAACCGCCATGCCCGTTTCAGAACGGTTATCGCTCTTATATTGAATGGTAAGGAATATTTGTTTGAAGGTATTGTAAAGGGAACTATTATCGAAGAGAAAAGAGGCGATCAGGGCTTTGGATACGATCCGGTTTTCGTTCCCGAAGGATACGATCAGACCTTTGCTCAGTTGGGCAGCTCTGTAAAGAATTCCATCAGCCACCGTGCCAGAGCGGTAATAAAGTTGCACGATTTTTTGCTGACCTATTCCGATAAATGA
- the porZ gene encoding type IX secretion system anionic LPS delivery protein PorZ has protein sequence MKKRTGCLLWLLMVVVQSVCGQAIGTWKSYLAYTNTTECAEANNLVYAIADGSMFSYNKTDQEIVYYSKENGLSDNEIGHIGFNESINTLLITYANGNLDLLNEQGIYNIPFLKSSVSIQDKTINSIYFHNEFAYLSTEFGIMVVNMKKREIKDTYKFDKAVLHVGIVGNKIYAATSGGLFTADTSSNLLDHNNWQKVVLDASQLNEKEIKKLAYFSGVLCFIVPGNGVFYLNSSGATVRLLADNTLKDMVHQNGLLIPYSATSLTIYTSLTDKEKVNAGIVNHISSLKDNTVLWIAAADEGLKAIKKSNAGSYESIVSGIISNSIKRNLTAYMTFSNSKLLVTGGERWADRGFKPGTLMVYDGINWYNFDENKIEKQSGIKFSDITSVVVDPKDPAHYYASSWGEGVFEFRNNEFVNLYSLGNSSLESALPGSSERNYVRVDGLCYDSKGNLWMTSSGVKDGINVLKADGSWSKLYYEVLNNKSLIDKILITKKGYKWVNIPRETPGIFVFDDKGTLDDVSDDVSNFYNLFTDSNGKTIEVSSYYCMTEDKNGTIWMGTDKGPVICPVPDRAIENPGNLYCSNIIRPLEDGSSNGYRLLENERINAIAVDGGNRKWIGTQSSGILLVSEDGMETIAHFTTDNSPILSNNIKCLAINSATGEVFIGTDKGLVSYMGDAVEGKDDYSEIRAFPNPVRPESDDRVTITGLMERSNVKITDLNGHIIYQGTSVGGQLTWNCRNRKGERVASGIYLVLAATPDAGESVVTKIMIIK, from the coding sequence ATGAAAAAAAGAACTGGTTGTTTGCTTTGGTTACTTATGGTGGTTGTACAATCCGTATGCGGACAAGCCATTGGAACCTGGAAATCGTATCTTGCCTATACGAATACTACAGAATGTGCCGAGGCAAACAACCTGGTTTATGCCATTGCCGACGGCTCCATGTTCAGTTACAATAAAACGGATCAGGAGATTGTATACTATTCCAAGGAGAACGGACTGAGCGATAATGAGATTGGGCACATCGGCTTCAACGAATCTATCAACACATTGTTGATAACCTATGCCAATGGGAATCTGGACCTGCTCAATGAACAGGGTATTTATAATATTCCTTTCCTTAAATCGTCTGTAAGTATTCAGGATAAAACCATCAATTCCATCTATTTCCACAACGAGTTTGCCTACCTGTCCACGGAATTCGGCATCATGGTGGTTAACATGAAGAAACGGGAAATTAAGGATACATATAAATTTGATAAGGCTGTATTGCATGTGGGTATTGTTGGAAACAAAATATATGCCGCCACGTCAGGTGGTTTGTTTACAGCCGACACTTCCTCCAATCTGCTGGATCATAACAACTGGCAGAAAGTTGTTTTGGATGCATCGCAACTTAATGAAAAAGAAATTAAAAAACTTGCCTATTTCAGCGGGGTATTATGCTTCATCGTTCCCGGAAACGGCGTTTTTTACCTCAACAGCAGCGGTGCTACTGTCCGCCTGCTGGCAGATAACACATTGAAAGACATGGTGCATCAAAATGGATTGCTTATCCCCTACTCTGCAACTTCTCTTACCATTTATACTTCGCTCACAGATAAAGAAAAAGTAAATGCCGGTATCGTAAATCACATATCGTCTCTTAAAGATAATACGGTTCTATGGATCGCCGCCGCCGATGAGGGCTTGAAAGCCATTAAGAAGAGCAATGCCGGAAGCTACGAATCAATTGTATCGGGTATTATATCCAACAGCATCAAAAGAAACCTGACGGCTTATATGACCTTCAGTAATTCTAAATTATTGGTTACAGGTGGCGAAAGGTGGGCCGACAGAGGATTCAAGCCTGGCACATTGATGGTATACGATGGAATAAACTGGTATAATTTTGATGAAAATAAAATTGAAAAGCAGAGTGGAATCAAGTTTTCGGACATCACATCCGTTGTAGTCGATCCCAAAGATCCTGCTCACTATTATGCCTCCTCGTGGGGAGAAGGGGTGTTCGAATTCCGTAACAATGAATTTGTGAATCTCTATTCGTTGGGGAACAGTTCATTGGAATCGGCTTTACCGGGTAGCTCGGAAAGAAATTATGTTCGTGTAGACGGACTCTGTTACGATTCAAAAGGAAATTTATGGATGACCAGCAGCGGAGTAAAAGATGGTATAAATGTGCTGAAAGCAGACGGTTCGTGGTCGAAGCTATATTATGAAGTATTGAACAATAAAAGCTTAATTGATAAGATTCTTATTACCAAAAAAGGATATAAGTGGGTGAACATACCCAGGGAAACACCCGGTATATTTGTTTTTGATGATAAAGGAACTCTGGACGATGTGAGTGACGATGTTTCCAACTTCTATAACCTATTTACAGACTCCAATGGTAAGACGATTGAGGTTAGCAGTTATTATTGCATGACAGAGGATAAAAACGGTACAATTTGGATGGGAACGGACAAAGGTCCGGTTATTTGTCCCGTACCGGACAGAGCCATCGAAAATCCGGGAAATCTGTATTGCAGTAATATTATCCGCCCCCTCGAGGATGGTTCTTCCAATGGGTACCGTTTGCTTGAAAACGAACGGATAAATGCCATTGCAGTGGATGGAGGTAACAGAAAGTGGATCGGTACCCAGTCGTCTGGTATCTTACTGGTAAGCGAAGATGGGATGGAGACGATTGCTCACTTCACCACAGACAACTCCCCTATCCTATCTAATAATATTAAGTGTTTAGCGATAAACAGTGCCACCGGCGAAGTGTTTATTGGAACCGACAAGGGTTTGGTTTCTTATATGGGTGATGCAGTTGAAGGTAAAGATGATTATTCGGAAATAAGGGCTTTCCCTAATCCGGTTAGACCCGAATCGGACGACAGGGTTACCATTACCGGTTTGATGGAACGGTCTAATGTAAAGATAACCGACCTGAACGGACATATTATTTACCAGGGAACATCGGTTGGCGGTCAGCTTACCTGGAATTGCAGGAACCGAAAAGGAGAACGGGTGGCTTCGGGTATTTACCTTGTATTGGCAGCCACTCCAGACGCTGGTGAAAGTGTAGTTACCAAAATTATGATTATCAAATAA
- the nadA gene encoding quinolinate synthase NadA, which translates to MLTNQSIGYMNVPVPENIDLAKAIDQLRKEKNAVILAHYYQTGDIQDIADFVGDSLALAQWAAKTKADVIVLCGVHFMGETAKILCPDKKVLVPDLNAGCSLADSCPATEFEKFVKAHPDHTVISYVNTTAAVKALTDVVVTSTNAKQIVESFPADEKIIFGPDRNLGNYINSITGRNMLLWDGACHVHEQFSLEKILLLKKQYPEAEVIAHPECKKVVLTVSDFIGSTAALLKHTIQSDKRQFIVATESGVIHEMRKKSPDKEFIPAPPNDSTCACNECNFMRLNTMQKLYNCLKFELPEIHVDEAVQKKAVLPIQRMLELSEKLGL; encoded by the coding sequence ATGTTGACAAACCAATCGATAGGATATATGAATGTGCCGGTTCCCGAAAATATAGATTTAGCCAAAGCCATTGATCAGCTTCGAAAAGAAAAGAATGCTGTTATACTGGCTCACTATTATCAGACAGGGGATATACAAGACATTGCCGATTTTGTAGGAGATAGTCTTGCTTTAGCGCAATGGGCTGCTAAAACGAAAGCGGATGTGATTGTTTTGTGCGGTGTACATTTTATGGGTGAAACCGCCAAGATATTATGTCCCGATAAGAAGGTACTGGTTCCGGATCTGAATGCAGGCTGTTCACTGGCGGATAGCTGTCCGGCTACCGAATTTGAAAAGTTTGTAAAAGCCCATCCGGATCATACGGTAATATCGTATGTAAACACAACGGCTGCCGTTAAGGCATTGACCGATGTAGTGGTAACATCCACCAATGCTAAACAGATTGTTGAAAGTTTTCCTGCCGACGAGAAGATAATATTTGGTCCGGATCGTAACCTGGGTAATTATATCAACAGCATTACCGGACGTAACATGTTGTTATGGGACGGAGCTTGTCATGTACACGAACAGTTTTCGTTGGAAAAGATTCTATTGCTTAAAAAGCAATATCCGGAAGCAGAAGTGATAGCTCACCCGGAATGTAAGAAAGTGGTGCTAACAGTATCCGATTTTATAGGTTCAACGGCTGCATTGCTTAAACATACCATTCAGTCAGACAAGAGACAGTTTATTGTGGCAACAGAATCGGGTGTGATCCATGAAATGAGGAAAAAGAGTCCGGATAAGGAATTTATTCCCGCTCCTCCCAACGACAGCACCTGTGCCTGCAACGAATGTAATTTTATGCGTCTTAATACCATGCAGAAATTATATAACTGCCTTAAATTTGAACTTCCTGAAATACATGTGGACGAAGCTGTACAGAAAAAAGCAGTTTTACCCATTCAACGCATGTTGGAACTTTCAGAAAAGCTTGGTTTATAA